One window from the genome of Saimiri boliviensis isolate mSaiBol1 chromosome 2, mSaiBol1.pri, whole genome shotgun sequence encodes:
- the NIBAN2 gene encoding protein Niban 2 → MGDVLSTHLDDARRQLISEKTGKILTEFLQFYEDQYGVALFNSMRHEIEGTGLPQAQLLWRKVPLDERIIFSGNLFQYQEDSKKWRNRFSLVPHNYGLVLYDNKVAYERQVPPRAVINSAGYKILTSVDQYLELVGNSLPGTTAKSGSTPILKCPTQFPLILWHPYARHYYFCMMTEAEQDKWQAVLQDCIRHCNNGIPEDSKVEGPAFTDAIRMYRQSKELYGTWEMLCGNEVQILSNLVMEELGPELKAELAPRLKGKPQERQRQWIQISDAVYRMVYEQAKARFEEVLAKVQQARPAMKAVIRTDMDQIITSKEHLASKIRAFILPKAEVCVRNHVQPYIPSILEALMVPTSQGFTEVRDVFFKEVTDMNLNVINEGGIDKLGEYMEKLSRLAFHPLKMHSCYEKMESLRLDGLQQRFDVSSTSVFKQRAQIHMREQMDNAVYTFETLLHQELGKGPTKEELCKSIQRVLERVLKKYDYDSSSVRKRFFREALLQISIPFLLRKLAPTCKSELPRFQELIFEDFARFILVENTYEEVVLQTVMKDILQAVKEAAVQRKHNLYRDSMVMHNSDPNLHLLAEGAPIDWSEEYSNSGGGGSPSPSPPEAATLLEKRRRAKQVVSVVQDEEAGMPFEAGPESPSPASPDSVTEIRGLLAQGLRAESPPLASPLPNGAPARESPQPEAAPEASSPPDSPLQHLSPGKAVDFGPPKPSDQETGEQVSSPSSHPALHTTTEDSAGVQTEF, encoded by the exons AAAAAACTGGGAAGATCCTGACAGAATTCCTCCAGTTCTACGAAGACCAGTATGGCGTGGCTCTCTTCAACAGCATGCGCCACGAGATTGAGGGTACGGGGCTGCCGCAGGCCCAGCTGCTCTGGCGCAAG GTGCCCCTGGACGAGCGCATCATTTTCTCGGGGAACCTCTTCCAGTACCAGGAGGACAGCAAGAAGTGGAGGAACCGCTTCAGCCTCGTGCCCCACAACTACGGGCTGGTGCTCTATGACAACAAAGTG GCCTATGAGCGGCAGGTTCCACCACGAGCTGTCATCAACAGTGCAGGCTACAAAATCCTCACTTCCGTGGACCAATACCTGGAGCTTGTTGGCAACTCCTTACCAG GGACCACAGCAAAGTCGGGCAGCACACCCATCCTCAAGTGCCCCACACAGTTCCCGCTCATCCTCTGGCATCCTTACGCGCGTCACTACTACTTCTGCATGATGACAGAAGCCGAGCAGGACAAGTGGCAGGCTGTGCTGCAGGACTGCATCCGGCACTGCAACAACG GAATCCCCGAGGACTCCAAGGTGGAGGGTCCTGCGTTCACAGACGCCATCCGCATGTACCGCCAGTCCAAGGAGCTGTATGGCACCTGGGAGATGCTGTGTGGGAACGAGGTGCAG ATCCTGAGCAACCTGGTGATGGAGGAGCTGGGCCCCGAGCTGAAGGCAGAGCTCGCCCCGCGGCTGAAGGGGAAACCACAGGAGCGGCAGCGGCAGTGGATCCAG ATCTCGGATGCCGTCTACCGCATGGTGTACGAACAGGCTAAGGCACGCTTTGAGGAGGTGCTAGCTAAGGTGCAGCAGGCGCGGCCGGCCATGAAGGCCGTCATCCGCACAGACATGGACCAAATCATCACCTCCAAGGAGCACCTTGCCAGCAAGATCCGAG CCTTCATCCTCCCCAAGGCAGAGGTGTGCGTCCGGAACCACGTCCAGCCCTACATCCCGTCCATCTTGGAGGCCCTGATGGTGCCCACCAGCCAGGGATTCACTGAAGTACGGGACGTCTTCTTCAAGGAGGTCACGGACATGAACCTGAACGTCATCAACGAGGGTGGCATTGACAAGCTGGGCGAG TACATGGAGAAGCTGTCCCGGCTGGCTTTCCACCCCCTGAAGATGCACAGCTGCTACGAGAAGATGGAGTCGCTGCGGCTGGACGGGCTGCAGCAGCGGTTCGATGTGTCCAGCACGTCGGTGTTCAAGCAGCGAGCCCAGATCCACATGCGGGAG CAAATGGACAATGCTGTGTATACCTTCGAGACCCTCCTGCAccaggagctggggaaggggCCCACCAAGGAGGAGCTGTGCAAGTCCATCCAGCGGGTCCTGGAGCGGGTGCTGAAG AAATACGACTACGACAGCAGCTCCGTGCGGAAGAGGTTCTTCCGGGAGGCGCTGCTGCAGATCAGCATCCCGTTCCTGCTCCGGAAGCTGGCCCCCACCTGCAAGTCG GAGCTGCCCCGGTTCCAGGAGCTGATCTTCGAGGACTTTGCCAGGTTCATCCTGGTGGAGAACACATATGAGGAGGTGGTGCTGCAGACTGTCATGAAGGACATCCTGCAAG CTGTGAAGGAGGCCGCGGTGCAGAGGAAGCACAACCTGTACCGGGACAGCATGGTCATGCACAACAGCGACCCCAACCTGCACCTGCTGGCCGAGGGCGCCCCCATCGACTGGAGTGAGGAGTACAGCAACAGCGGTGGGGgcggcagccccagccccagccccccgGAGGCAGCCACCCTCTTGGAAAAGCGACGGCGCGCCAAGCAGGTGGTCTCTGTGGTCCAGGATGAGGAGGCAGGGATGCCCTTCGAGGCTGGCCCTGAGTCACCATCACCTGCGTCCCCGGACAGTGTCACCGAGATCCGAGGCCTGCTGGCTCAAGGTCTGCGGGCTGAGAGTCCCCCGCTGGCCAGCCCCCTGCCCAACGGGGCCCCTGCCAGGGAGAGTCCCCAGCCCGAGGCCGCCCCCGAGGCCTCCTCGCCACCTGACTCACCCCTCCAGCATCTCTCACCTGGAAAGGCTGTGGACTTTGGGCCCCCCAAGCCCAGTGACCAGGAGACGGGAGAGCAGGTATCCAGCCCCAGCAGCCACCCCGCCCTCCACACCACCACTGAGGACAGTGCAGGGGTGCAGACTGAGTTCTAG